Proteins co-encoded in one Brassica oleracea var. oleracea cultivar TO1000 chromosome C4, BOL, whole genome shotgun sequence genomic window:
- the LOC106339550 gene encoding uncharacterized protein C20orf24 homolog — MKERKSAKLNHQDSDEQIHHENSHLGSFKFAKLFDSEASWDKDQLGDVLHWIRQVVGLLCGLIWGAIPLVGGIWLLLFLAISSGIVYGYYALILKIDEEDYGGHAALLQDGLFASLSVFLLAWILVYSLSSF; from the exons ATGAAAGAAAGGAAATCTGCGAAGTTGAATCATCAAGACAGCGATGAACAGATCCACCACGAAAACAGTCACCTGGGTTCCTTCAAGTTCGCCAAATTGTTCGACTCAGAAGCTTCCTGGGACAAG GATCAACTAGGAGATGTGTTGCATTGGATCAGGCAAGTTGTTGGATTGCTCTGCGGATTGATTTGGGGTGCTATTCCTTTGGTTGGTGGCATTTGGCTTCTTCT GTTTCTGGCGATCTCCTCAGGCATAGTATATGGTTACTATGCGTTGATTCTAAAGATCGATGAAGAAGACTATGGGGGTCATGCAGCTCTTCTCCAGGATGGTTTATTTGCTTCTCTTAGTGTATTCCTG CTAGCGTGGATTCTGGTGTATAGCTTGTCTAGCTTCTGA